In one window of Fictibacillus phosphorivorans DNA:
- the tyrS gene encoding tyrosine--tRNA ligase — MNQIMEQLNEKQLIEVKRQMDIYKQGVQDIIPTEELETKVAKSILGNSPLKIKLGLDPSAPDVHLGHTVVLNKLRQFQLNGHIIQLIIGDFTGKIGDPTGKSVARKQLTTEEVEHNAKTYFEQFGKIIDMEKVELHYNSKWLSKLNFEDVINLAGKITVARLLERDDFDERISTGKPISLHEFFYPLMQGYDSVMLECDIELGGTDQHFNILMGRHYQEKFGKEKQVAMLMPLLEGLDGVEKMSKSKKNYIGIDEAPQEMYGKAMSIPDTLMIKYFELVTDLNTEEINTIKSVVENGNLHPRDAKMLLARTIVRMYHGQEAAEESEKHFISVFQQGSLPTDIPVVQWDGPEEISIIDLMVELKMLSSKSEARRMISNRGVKVNNEKVEDTSFSLHLSEGMVIQVGKRKFVRISLNQ; from the coding sequence ATGAATCAGATTATGGAACAGCTGAATGAGAAGCAACTAATTGAAGTGAAGAGGCAGATGGACATCTATAAACAAGGCGTTCAAGATATTATTCCGACAGAAGAGCTCGAAACCAAAGTAGCAAAGTCGATTTTAGGAAATTCTCCTTTAAAAATAAAGCTCGGTCTCGATCCTTCAGCTCCAGACGTTCATCTTGGTCATACGGTAGTGTTGAACAAATTAAGGCAGTTTCAACTGAACGGTCATATCATTCAATTGATTATTGGTGATTTTACAGGAAAAATCGGGGACCCTACAGGGAAATCTGTTGCTAGAAAACAATTAACAACAGAAGAAGTAGAGCACAACGCAAAAACATATTTCGAACAGTTTGGTAAAATCATTGATATGGAAAAAGTAGAGTTACACTACAATTCCAAATGGCTTTCTAAGCTGAATTTTGAAGATGTGATCAATCTTGCTGGTAAGATTACGGTAGCAAGGTTATTGGAACGAGACGATTTTGATGAGCGAATATCAACTGGAAAGCCGATCTCGCTACATGAATTCTTCTACCCGCTCATGCAAGGTTACGATTCTGTTATGCTGGAATGTGATATTGAACTAGGTGGAACAGATCAGCACTTCAACATTTTAATGGGAAGACACTACCAAGAGAAGTTTGGTAAAGAAAAACAGGTTGCTATGCTTATGCCGCTTCTAGAAGGACTTGATGGCGTTGAGAAAATGTCGAAATCCAAGAAAAACTACATCGGGATTGATGAAGCTCCGCAAGAAATGTACGGAAAGGCGATGTCTATTCCAGATACGCTTATGATCAAATACTTTGAACTGGTAACAGATTTAAATACAGAAGAAATAAATACTATCAAATCAGTTGTTGAGAACGGAAATCTTCACCCTCGAGATGCTAAGATGCTTCTTGCACGAACGATTGTACGCATGTACCATGGCCAAGAAGCTGCGGAAGAGTCAGAAAAACATTTCATTTCCGTGTTTCAACAAGGCTCTTTGCCAACGGATATTCCAGTCGTCCAATGGGATGGTCCTGAGGAAATCTCGATCATCGACTTAATGGTTGAGTTAAAGATGCTTTCATCAAAAAGTGAAGCGCGAAGAATGATCAGCAACCGCGGTGTTAAAGTCAATAACGAGAAGGTGGAAGATACAAGTTTTAGCCTTCACTTATCTGAGGGTATGGTCATTCAAGTTGGAAAACGTAAATTTGTTAGAATTTCATTGAATCAATAA
- a CDS encoding MarR family transcriptional regulator, giving the protein MYSFDEYGELLPEEKDTINQLTKAPIESLNLHSITVVTNLYRTAQGLRNKMEREVLAKHGLSWTSFSILYDLWIWESVETKKLALSAGVSKATISNITNTLERKELCYRKVDNRDRRITCVVLTDKGRKVMEELYPRFHEGEVQVVSSLSVDEQKLISSLLRRVIRENDF; this is encoded by the coding sequence ATCTATTCTTTTGATGAGTACGGTGAGTTATTACCGGAAGAGAAGGACACCATCAATCAATTGACGAAAGCACCGATTGAATCACTCAATCTGCACTCTATTACGGTAGTGACAAATTTGTATCGAACTGCTCAAGGACTTCGCAATAAAATGGAACGAGAAGTACTAGCCAAGCATGGGTTGTCTTGGACGTCTTTTTCTATTCTGTATGATTTGTGGATATGGGAATCCGTTGAAACGAAAAAATTAGCGCTATCCGCAGGAGTTTCAAAAGCGACCATAAGTAATATCACGAATACATTAGAAAGAAAAGAATTATGCTATCGTAAGGTGGACAATCGAGATCGGCGCATCACATGTGTTGTTTTGACTGATAAAGGCAGAAAAGTGATGGAAGAACTTTATCCAAGGTTTCATGAAGGTGAAGTTCAAGTCGTTTCTTCTTTGTCCGTGGATGAGCAGAAATTAATATCAAGCTTGTTAAGAAGAGTTATACGAGAGAATGATTTTTAA
- a CDS encoding DUF3626 domain-containing protein yields MKLTQAQQLAIEYVERYASQHKDDAQATIQHIIRMANIPDDVFRHAILKLKEHARIALHFHPDRPNSSMINIAEALYQDGIYKSQFETLLSNGSVSAYPGGLRDQWEEQLFGGAYQIEGTTLKERAKYGALNIMNHADGPAPRFGSCYFLLKPEVSKRATFTYLDSHQNPKEKGTFGEFDMILAALLEEIFTRDFALGEPNLMVSSLIRYIVHKIEVPFEDPAVKQVSRNLNHYIEAQVHGDVSLKEDVDILVADPSFIGTKLGQTLTKLCAKYNVKLYFHRGFQMSVDQVPSDFRGADMPSLAKRIAKNQMIDAHLVGEAVMELRKHPEIWSDRGTNSEVLQELKLLWHILVKYGNPHLKK; encoded by the coding sequence ATGAAATTAACTCAAGCCCAACAACTTGCCATAGAATACGTTGAGCGTTATGCATCACAACATAAAGATGATGCTCAAGCTACTATTCAACACATAATAAGAATGGCAAACATACCTGATGATGTTTTTCGACATGCGATCCTTAAACTTAAAGAACACGCTCGCATCGCCCTGCATTTTCATCCGGATCGCCCAAACTCTTCTATGATAAATATTGCAGAAGCTTTGTATCAAGATGGAATTTATAAAAGTCAGTTTGAAACGTTGCTTTCAAACGGCAGTGTTTCTGCATATCCCGGAGGATTACGTGATCAGTGGGAAGAACAGTTATTTGGAGGAGCTTACCAGATAGAAGGGACGACTCTTAAGGAACGAGCAAAGTATGGTGCATTAAACATCATGAATCATGCAGATGGGCCAGCACCAAGGTTTGGTTCATGTTATTTTTTACTCAAACCTGAAGTTTCAAAACGAGCTACCTTTACATACCTTGACTCTCATCAGAATCCTAAAGAAAAAGGTACTTTTGGAGAGTTTGATATGATACTTGCAGCTTTATTAGAGGAAATCTTTACGAGAGATTTTGCGCTAGGAGAACCTAATCTTATGGTAAGTTCGTTGATTCGATACATCGTTCACAAAATAGAGGTTCCTTTTGAAGATCCTGCTGTAAAACAAGTGTCCCGAAATCTAAATCACTACATTGAAGCTCAGGTTCACGGTGATGTTTCATTAAAAGAAGATGTAGACATTCTTGTTGCAGATCCTTCATTTATTGGAACAAAGCTAGGACAAACGCTCACAAAACTTTGTGCAAAATATAATGTAAAGCTATATTTCCATAGAGGTTTTCAAATGTCAGTGGATCAAGTTCCATCTGATTTTAGAGGAGCGGATATGCCATCATTAGCAAAACGAATTGCTAAAAATCAAATGATTGATGCACATCTTGTAGGTGAAGCAGTTATGGAGCTAAGGAAACATCCAGAAATTTGGAGTGACAGAGGGACTAATAGTGAAGTCTTACAAGAATTGAAGCTTCTATGGCACATTTTAGTGAAATATGGAAATCCACATCTAAAAAAATGA
- a CDS encoding cation:proton antiporter, with translation MTNHLVLEVGTALIIIALAALLANKLKFSIIPFLIIFGMIVGPHAPVIGVLDFTFINSNEIITFFGRIGVLFLLFYLGLEFSVGKLVRSGKNIAVGGSIYILINFTLGLVYAYIMGFPLLEVLIIAGIITISSSAIVAKIIVDLRRTANPETELILGIIMFEDIFLAVYLSIISGLVLGDATSVLGVTKSILIAFGYMILFFVIARTCTKHLNRLLNITSNEIFIIVIFASLFFIAGFSETIHVAEAIGALLLGLVFSETEHSERIEKMVIPFRDFFGAIFFFSFGLSIDPFTLGGAVWLALGAVLITIIGNFVAGMIAGRKAGLSHKASSNIGLTIVSRGEFSIIVANIGMAGGLASVLKPFSALYVLILAILGPLLTKESKKIYHVLNGIFKWKKEEQPQLKKKAN, from the coding sequence ATGACAAATCATCTTGTACTAGAAGTTGGTACAGCACTCATCATCATCGCGCTTGCTGCTTTACTCGCAAATAAATTAAAATTTTCTATCATTCCGTTTCTTATCATTTTCGGAATGATTGTAGGCCCACATGCCCCTGTAATTGGCGTACTGGACTTTACGTTTATTAATAGCAACGAAATCATTACCTTCTTTGGCAGAATCGGCGTCTTGTTCCTGTTATTCTATCTCGGTCTAGAGTTTTCAGTAGGTAAGTTGGTTCGCTCTGGAAAAAACATCGCTGTTGGGGGAAGTATCTATATCCTTATCAACTTCACATTAGGATTGGTTTATGCCTATATCATGGGCTTTCCTCTACTAGAGGTTTTGATCATAGCTGGAATCATTACCATTTCTTCTAGTGCGATCGTCGCAAAGATCATCGTTGATCTACGGCGTACTGCAAATCCTGAAACAGAATTGATCCTCGGAATCATCATGTTCGAAGATATATTCTTAGCTGTCTATCTCTCAATCATTTCAGGGTTAGTGTTAGGAGATGCAACTTCTGTTCTAGGTGTTACAAAATCCATTTTAATCGCATTTGGTTATATGATTTTGTTCTTCGTTATTGCAAGAACGTGTACAAAACACTTAAACAGACTGCTTAATATCACATCTAATGAGATTTTTATTATTGTGATCTTCGCCTCGTTGTTCTTTATCGCAGGTTTTTCAGAAACCATCCACGTAGCAGAAGCAATCGGTGCTCTTTTGTTAGGCCTAGTTTTTTCTGAAACGGAACATAGTGAACGTATAGAGAAGATGGTCATACCGTTCCGAGATTTCTTTGGTGCGATCTTCTTTTTCAGCTTCGGGTTAAGTATAGATCCTTTTACGTTAGGCGGAGCGGTTTGGTTAGCGCTTGGAGCAGTTCTGATCACGATCATTGGTAATTTTGTAGCAGGAATGATCGCAGGTAGAAAGGCAGGCCTGTCTCATAAAGCTTCTTCCAACATCGGTCTCACGATCGTTTCAAGAGGAGAGTTCTCTATTATCGTAGCAAATATTGGTATGGCTGGCGGTTTGGCTTCTGTATTAAAACCATTTTCAGCACTGTATGTTCTGATCTTAGCGATACTAGGACCATTGCTTACAAAAGAGTCAAAGAAGATTTATCATGTATTGAATGGAATTTTCAAATGGAAAAAAGAAGAGCAGCCTCAACTTAAAAAGAAGGCAAACTGA
- a CDS encoding cation:proton antiporter regulatory subunit encodes MIVKETELPGIGRKFEVEIANRDKVVVIVHDDGRREIYHFDKHDYEESLSSVTLSDTEARQFAAIIGGMIYRPKALETIEMAFDELMIEWYRVDSNAFAVGRTIGELDIRQQYEVSVIAIIKGNKKVLNPGPETMIGSGDMLVISGERPGVKRIIKEMFSAEVSSE; translated from the coding sequence ATGATCGTTAAAGAAACAGAATTACCTGGAATAGGCAGAAAGTTTGAAGTGGAGATCGCGAATAGAGATAAAGTCGTCGTAATTGTTCATGATGATGGAAGAAGAGAAATTTATCACTTTGACAAACACGACTATGAAGAAAGTCTTTCATCAGTCACATTAAGTGATACCGAAGCTAGACAGTTTGCTGCAATTATTGGAGGAATGATCTATCGGCCAAAAGCACTTGAAACGATTGAAATGGCATTCGATGAACTTATGATCGAGTGGTATCGCGTTGATTCCAATGCGTTTGCAGTTGGAAGAACGATCGGGGAGCTTGATATCCGTCAACAATACGAAGTGTCTGTCATCGCGATCATCAAAGGAAATAAAAAAGTATTGAATCCAGGTCCTGAAACCATGATCGGCTCTGGAGATATGCTAGTCATTTCAGGAGAAAGACCTGGTGTTAAACGAATCATTAAGGAGATGTTTTCAGCTGAGGTGAGCAGTGAATGA
- a CDS encoding amino acid permease produces MNLFRKKLLTTSQSNDQSLNRVLGAVDLTMLGVGAIIGTGVFVLTGVAAAKYAGPALILSFIIAGLACVFAALCYSEFASMIPQSGSAYTYSYVAFGEIFAWILGWDLVLEYGLASSAVASGWSGYFQSLLTGFGIHLPTGITSAFNPSKGTYIDLPAVMIILLVTLLLSRGVKESAKFNSIMVIVKVAVILLFIAVGVWYVEPANWEPFVPFGFSGVVTGAAVVVFAYFGFDAVSTAAEEVKNPQRNLPIGIISALAICTIIYIVVSLILTGIVPYNMLNVKDPVAFALQFIGQDWAAGFISLGAIVGITTVLIVMMFGQTRLFYAMSRDGLLPSKLSAVHPRTKVPLPSTWTTGLLVALFAGFVPLDKLAELTSIGTLFAFATVSLGVAVLRKTRPDIERGFKTPWVPLIPALAIIFCVYLMLQLSAFTWKGFVVWLVIGLVLYFSYGYRHSKLNSTK; encoded by the coding sequence ATGAACTTATTTAGAAAAAAGTTACTAACTACAAGTCAGAGCAATGATCAATCTTTGAATCGTGTTCTTGGTGCAGTTGACCTTACGATGTTAGGAGTAGGGGCCATTATCGGAACAGGGGTATTCGTGCTTACGGGGGTTGCTGCTGCAAAATATGCAGGTCCAGCTCTTATCTTATCTTTTATTATTGCGGGGCTGGCGTGTGTTTTTGCGGCACTTTGCTATTCCGAATTCGCATCTATGATTCCTCAATCAGGTAGTGCTTACACTTACAGTTATGTAGCATTCGGTGAAATCTTTGCTTGGATTTTGGGATGGGACCTCGTACTTGAATACGGTCTCGCTTCATCAGCTGTAGCGAGTGGTTGGTCAGGATATTTCCAAAGCCTTTTAACTGGTTTTGGTATACATCTTCCAACAGGAATTACAAGTGCTTTTAACCCTTCAAAAGGAACATACATTGATCTGCCTGCTGTAATGATCATTTTGCTTGTTACACTTCTATTATCAAGAGGGGTGAAAGAGTCGGCAAAATTCAATTCCATTATGGTTATCGTGAAAGTGGCAGTTATTCTCTTATTTATTGCAGTCGGTGTATGGTATGTGGAACCTGCTAACTGGGAGCCGTTCGTACCGTTTGGATTTTCTGGTGTAGTAACCGGAGCTGCAGTAGTTGTTTTTGCATATTTTGGTTTCGATGCTGTATCCACAGCTGCAGAGGAAGTGAAGAATCCTCAGAGAAATCTACCCATCGGAATCATTTCTGCCTTAGCTATCTGTACAATTATCTATATCGTGGTTTCACTTATTCTTACTGGGATTGTTCCTTATAACATGCTGAATGTTAAAGACCCTGTTGCGTTCGCGTTGCAATTTATCGGTCAAGATTGGGCAGCTGGTTTCATTTCATTAGGGGCAATCGTAGGGATTACAACCGTGCTAATCGTCATGATGTTCGGTCAAACAAGATTGTTTTATGCGATGAGTCGAGATGGACTTCTTCCAAGTAAACTGTCGGCGGTTCATCCAAGAACGAAAGTACCTCTTCCAAGTACATGGACAACCGGATTATTAGTTGCCTTATTTGCTGGATTCGTACCTTTAGACAAATTAGCAGAACTTACGAGTATCGGTACATTGTTTGCCTTTGCTACTGTATCTTTAGGAGTTGCCGTTCTTCGTAAAACACGACCTGATATAGAACGCGGTTTTAAGACACCGTGGGTTCCATTAATTCCAGCATTAGCTATTATTTTCTGTGTGTATCTCATGCTCCAACTTTCAGCATTCACATGGAAAGGATTTGTGGTTTGGCTTGTTATCGGTCTAGTTCTTTATTTCAGTTACGGATACCGTCATAGCAAATTGAATAGCACTAAGTAA